The proteins below come from a single Desulfitobacterium metallireducens DSM 15288 genomic window:
- a CDS encoding sigma-54-dependent transcriptional regulator, with the protein MKYYHKILILDDEEELRAIIAQRLNRRGYEVLEAGTAKEGMSLLQDSFFDAVLLDLRLPDGDGLMLLPQMKQRQPDLQVVMLTGHGTVESAIEAMKTGAFDYLMKPCNLSELEITLQKALEQRKLMLENTGLRQVVNRQNPELQIIGESEALNSLKNITRKIAQADAPVLIQGESGTGKELFARALHVWSPRSGQAYIPLNSGAIPEALMESELFGYEKGAFTGASGTKLGLVEMADRGTLFLDEIGEMPFSLQIKLLRFLETGEFRRVGDNRLRRVDVRIVTATNRDLKQEIEEGRFRQDLFYRLNGLTLSLPPLRERKGDIIPLAQHFLDSYHKKGLSEEGYWLSDEGKRALLNYDFPGNVRELAHLMERALILAEGNEIHLQDFWPDQAPHREGEPLAKQETASQAQEGRSEELVLTLADIEREYILKILRKEKGNRTRAARLLGISVRNLYRKIEEYGKDIR; encoded by the coding sequence ATGAAGTATTATCATAAGATCCTGATTCTTGATGATGAAGAAGAGCTGCGCGCGATTATTGCTCAGCGATTGAATCGCAGAGGCTATGAGGTTTTGGAAGCAGGAACAGCGAAGGAAGGGATGTCTTTACTCCAAGACAGTTTCTTTGATGCCGTTTTGCTAGATTTAAGGTTACCGGATGGTGATGGGCTGATGCTTCTCCCTCAAATGAAACAGCGTCAACCTGACTTACAAGTGGTGATGCTCACTGGGCATGGAACGGTAGAATCCGCTATAGAAGCGATGAAAACAGGGGCTTTTGACTACCTTATGAAGCCCTGTAATCTGTCTGAGCTTGAGATTACTCTCCAGAAGGCTTTAGAACAGCGCAAGTTGATGCTTGAAAACACAGGCCTGCGTCAAGTAGTTAATCGGCAAAACCCTGAGCTTCAGATTATTGGAGAAAGTGAAGCACTCAATTCGTTAAAGAACATAACTCGCAAGATAGCCCAGGCTGATGCACCCGTCCTGATCCAGGGAGAGAGCGGAACGGGTAAAGAGCTCTTTGCTCGTGCGTTGCACGTTTGGAGCCCGCGAAGCGGGCAAGCTTATATTCCTTTGAACTCAGGAGCAATTCCGGAAGCTTTGATGGAAAGTGAACTTTTTGGGTATGAAAAGGGAGCCTTTACTGGAGCGAGTGGGACGAAATTAGGGTTGGTCGAGATGGCTGATCGGGGAACGCTCTTCCTGGATGAGATCGGAGAAATGCCTTTTTCGCTCCAGATCAAGCTCCTTCGTTTTTTGGAAACGGGAGAATTTCGAAGAGTTGGCGATAATCGCTTGCGTCGGGTGGATGTGAGAATTGTCACGGCAACGAATCGTGATCTCAAGCAAGAGATAGAGGAGGGCCGATTTCGGCAAGATCTCTTTTATCGATTAAATGGACTAACGCTTAGTCTGCCTCCCTTACGAGAGCGCAAAGGGGACATAATCCCATTAGCACAGCACTTCCTGGACTCTTACCATAAAAAGGGGTTAAGCGAAGAAGGATATTGGCTTTCTGATGAAGGAAAACGCGCTTTGCTTAATTATGATTTTCCCGGGAATGTCCGAGAACTGGCTCATTTAATGGAACGGGCCTTGATTTTAGCGGAGGGTAATGAGATTCATTTGCAGGATTTTTGGCCGGATCAAGCTCCCCATCGAGAAGGTGAACCATTGGCAAAACAAGAAACAGCTTCTCAAGCGCAAGAAGGTAGGTCAGAGGAGCTGGTTCTAACCCTTGCTGATATTGAGCGCGAGTATATTTTGAAAATCCTGCGAAAGGAAAAGGGAAACAGGACTCGTGCTGCAAGGTTACTCGGAATAAGTGTTAGAAATCTTTACCGCAAAATCGAAGAATATGGAAAAGACATCCGTTGA
- a CDS encoding UDP-N-acetylmuramoyl-L-alanyl-D-glutamate--2,6-diaminopimelate ligase: protein MRVPIVNKKLADILDGIKVLASSGDMEVGIKGMTMDSRHVETGELYACVPGANVDGHDFATQVVEKGAVALLVERLLPIDVPQIQVEHVRDVLGKIAANLYSHPSSQLEMVGVTGTNGKTTITHLVEQIMKKQGKKVGLVGTLGSRIDGREIPGSRTTPEAIELQKLLATMVDEKVDLAVMEVSSHALDLGRVQGIEYDAAIFTNLTQDHLDYHKTMERYLQAKARLFKELQGTKQPKIGVINGDDPAAKTLCEVSVAPTVTYGVHAENLDYRAENIQLSAHGIQMIVSFHGKFQEIHYSTPGMFSVYNALAAFAWAVESGRDPQLAADALAEIHGVPGRFENVRRGQPFPVIVDYAHTPDGLENVLKTAREFTQGRLITVFGCGGDRDKGKRPQMGEISARLSDFVIVTSDNPRTEEPEQIIKDILVGVSGVEYTTMVNRREAIEMACRRAKPGDTVLIAGKGHEDYQIIGKETFPFDDREVAKDALRGRGYVE from the coding sequence ATGAGGGTGCCAATAGTGAATAAGAAACTTGCGGACATTCTTGATGGAATTAAAGTACTGGCTTCCTCTGGAGATATGGAAGTAGGAATTAAGGGAATGACGATGGATTCTCGTCACGTTGAGACGGGAGAGCTTTATGCCTGCGTTCCTGGAGCGAACGTGGATGGGCATGATTTTGCTACTCAGGTTGTTGAAAAAGGAGCTGTAGCACTTCTCGTCGAGCGATTATTACCCATCGATGTCCCTCAGATTCAAGTTGAACATGTTCGCGATGTTCTTGGGAAAATAGCCGCAAATCTCTATAGCCATCCGAGCAGCCAATTGGAAATGGTTGGGGTAACGGGGACAAATGGAAAAACGACAATTACCCATCTTGTGGAACAGATTATGAAAAAACAAGGGAAAAAAGTAGGTTTGGTGGGGACGTTGGGGTCACGGATTGATGGGAGAGAAATCCCGGGTAGCCGGACTACGCCGGAAGCAATCGAGTTACAAAAGCTATTAGCGACCATGGTTGACGAGAAGGTTGATCTTGCCGTAATGGAAGTATCTTCTCATGCTCTGGATTTAGGACGTGTTCAGGGAATCGAATATGATGCTGCAATTTTTACTAATCTTACACAGGATCACTTAGATTATCATAAGACTATGGAGAGATATCTTCAGGCTAAGGCTCGTCTCTTTAAGGAATTGCAAGGCACAAAACAACCGAAAATTGGGGTCATTAATGGGGATGATCCAGCCGCGAAAACCCTATGTGAAGTGTCAGTTGCTCCGACAGTAACCTATGGGGTTCATGCTGAAAATTTGGATTACCGGGCTGAAAACATTCAATTATCCGCTCATGGAATTCAGATGATTGTAAGTTTTCATGGCAAATTCCAAGAAATCCATTATTCAACCCCTGGCATGTTTAGTGTTTATAATGCGCTTGCAGCCTTTGCCTGGGCCGTAGAAAGCGGTCGCGATCCTCAGCTTGCAGCTGATGCTTTGGCGGAAATTCACGGAGTACCCGGTCGGTTTGAAAATGTTCGCAGAGGACAGCCGTTCCCGGTTATCGTTGATTATGCGCATACTCCGGATGGACTTGAAAATGTATTAAAGACGGCTCGCGAATTTACCCAAGGTCGGTTAATTACGGTCTTTGGCTGTGGGGGTGATCGTGATAAAGGGAAAAGACCGCAAATGGGTGAAATTTCGGCGCGGTTGAGTGACTTTGTCATCGTAACATCAGATAACCCGCGGACAGAAGAACCAGAACAGATCATCAAAGATATTCTGGTTGGAGTATCTGGTGTGGAATATACCACGATGGTTAACCGCCGGGAAGCGATTGAAATGGCTTGTCGAAGGGCTAAACCTGGAGATACCGTTTTGATTGCGGGAAAAGGCCATGAAGACTATCAGATTATTGGTAAGGAGACGTTTCCTTTTGATGATCGGGAGGTAGCTAAAGATGCCTTAAGGGGGCGGGGCTATGTGGAATAG
- the mraZ gene encoding division/cell wall cluster transcriptional repressor MraZ translates to MFMGEYLHTIDGKGRLIVPAKFREALGEKFIATKGLDHCLFIYPADEWQALEQKLRALPFTQPDVRAFVRFFFSGATECEVDKQGRILLPANLREYAQLEKDVVLVGVSSRVEIWSQALWTDYSMQAEDAYTAAAESLVNLGI, encoded by the coding sequence ATGTTCATGGGGGAATACCTCCATACAATTGATGGAAAAGGTCGGCTCATTGTTCCGGCTAAGTTCCGGGAAGCCTTGGGGGAGAAATTTATCGCCACCAAAGGCTTAGATCATTGTTTGTTTATTTATCCCGCAGACGAGTGGCAAGCCCTTGAGCAGAAGCTCCGTGCCTTACCCTTTACCCAGCCTGATGTCAGGGCTTTCGTCCGATTCTTTTTTTCTGGGGCCACTGAATGTGAAGTGGACAAGCAGGGAAGAATACTTCTCCCCGCAAATCTGCGCGAATATGCCCAATTAGAGAAAGATGTCGTTCTCGTTGGAGTCTCGTCCCGAGTTGAGATTTGGAGTCAAGCGCTTTGGACAGACTATAGCATGCAGGCCGAGGATGCCTATACTGCTGCGGCAGAGTCCTTGGTTAACCTAGGAATTTAA
- the rsmH gene encoding 16S rRNA (cytosine(1402)-N(4))-methyltransferase RsmH, which produces MEFHHITVLLKETVEGIFKDPSGVYVDCTLGGAGHTRLLLSKLSTEGKLIGFDQDPMAIANAQENFHEDERLILVNKNFEHLEESLETLKLMPVQGIYFDLGVSSPQLDEAERGFSYMQDAELDMRMNPENPWTARRLVNEWSAEQLAEILWKYGEEKWSKRIAEFIVKARDQKEILTTGELVEVIKSAIPAAARREGPHPAKRTFQALRIAVNDELGVLERALDQVIACLGPGGRVGVITFHSLEDRIVKEKMNSWRGRCTCPPSFPVCLCGATPLAKVITRKPILPSAEEIEENPRSRSAKLRIAEKL; this is translated from the coding sequence TTGGAATTTCATCATATTACGGTTTTACTTAAAGAAACGGTTGAGGGTATTTTTAAAGATCCCTCCGGAGTATATGTTGATTGTACTTTGGGAGGAGCCGGTCATACGCGTTTATTATTATCGAAGCTGTCAACTGAGGGAAAGCTGATTGGTTTTGATCAGGATCCTATGGCGATTGCTAATGCGCAAGAAAACTTTCACGAGGATGAACGTTTAATTTTAGTGAATAAGAATTTCGAACATCTTGAGGAGAGTTTAGAAACGCTTAAACTTATGCCGGTCCAAGGAATCTATTTCGATTTAGGTGTTTCATCACCCCAACTCGATGAAGCTGAACGGGGTTTTAGCTATATGCAGGATGCCGAGCTTGATATGAGGATGAATCCAGAAAATCCCTGGACAGCTCGACGCCTTGTGAATGAATGGAGTGCGGAACAGCTTGCGGAGATCCTTTGGAAATATGGAGAAGAAAAGTGGTCAAAGCGGATCGCTGAGTTTATCGTCAAGGCCAGAGATCAGAAGGAAATACTAACGACTGGAGAACTGGTCGAGGTGATTAAAAGCGCTATTCCAGCCGCGGCTCGGCGAGAAGGACCTCATCCCGCGAAACGCACCTTTCAGGCCTTACGGATTGCGGTGAATGATGAGCTAGGAGTATTGGAGCGAGCACTCGATCAAGTTATCGCTTGTTTAGGTCCAGGTGGGCGTGTCGGGGTGATTACGTTTCACTCCCTGGAAGACCGTATTGTTAAAGAAAAGATGAATTCTTGGCGGGGACGTTGTACTTGTCCGCCTAGTTTCCCGGTTTGTCTGTGTGGGGCTACGCCCTTAGCCAAAGTCATCACACGTAAACCCATTTTGCCATCAGCTGAAGAAATCGAGGAGAATCCTCGTTCGAGAAGTGCCAAACTCAGGATTGCCGAAAAACTTTAA
- the mraY gene encoding phospho-N-acetylmuramoyl-pentapeptide-transferase, which translates to MLERLLMAGGLALIISLILGPFLIPLLHTLKFGQNIREDGPKRHLKKAGTPTMGGVIFLVGIVAASLLSAEQPTSVEMIAVVGSMLGFGLIGFIDDFIKVVMHRSLGLRAYQKLIGQIALAFGLTWVAVQLLGRGTDLIIPFTAIHFELGWFYYPFVAFIIVGITNAVNLTDGLDGLAAGTTLISALCYMLIALLGANQGGGVAVLAHESDLAVFAVALAGGCLGFLRFNKYPARVFMGDTGSLALGGALVGLAVLTKTEVILLLLGGVYVIEAFSVIIQVISFKTTGKRVFKMSPIHHHFELSGWNEWKVVLTFWAAAFVFGMLGIIAYLPSLG; encoded by the coding sequence ATGCTAGAACGTTTACTCATGGCTGGAGGATTAGCGCTGATCATTAGTTTGATTCTGGGCCCTTTTCTTATTCCTCTATTGCATACCCTCAAGTTTGGCCAGAACATCCGCGAGGATGGACCAAAGAGACACTTGAAAAAAGCGGGAACCCCAACTATGGGTGGGGTTATTTTTCTCGTGGGAATTGTGGCAGCTTCGTTGTTGAGCGCTGAACAGCCAACTTCAGTAGAAATGATTGCGGTTGTAGGATCGATGCTTGGTTTTGGACTTATTGGATTTATTGATGATTTTATTAAAGTCGTTATGCATCGCTCACTAGGGTTAAGAGCTTACCAAAAACTGATTGGGCAGATTGCACTAGCCTTTGGTTTGACCTGGGTGGCGGTGCAGTTGCTTGGACGGGGAACGGATCTTATTATTCCGTTTACGGCTATTCATTTTGAATTAGGCTGGTTTTACTATCCATTTGTAGCTTTCATCATTGTGGGAATTACAAATGCAGTGAATCTTACAGATGGGTTAGATGGTTTAGCAGCAGGAACAACATTGATCAGTGCCCTCTGCTATATGTTGATTGCTCTGCTCGGGGCAAACCAAGGTGGAGGGGTCGCGGTTCTAGCACATGAGTCAGACTTAGCGGTGTTTGCCGTCGCCTTAGCAGGGGGGTGTCTGGGCTTTTTGAGGTTTAACAAGTATCCAGCTCGGGTATTCATGGGAGATACCGGTTCACTCGCTTTGGGGGGAGCCTTAGTTGGGTTGGCTGTGCTAACAAAAACAGAGGTGATTCTGCTCCTGTTGGGAGGAGTTTATGTCATCGAGGCCTTTTCGGTTATTATTCAAGTCATCTCCTTTAAGACGACGGGAAAACGGGTTTTCAAGATGAGCCCGATCCACCATCATTTTGAACTCTCGGGTTGGAATGAATGGAAAGTTGTATTAACGTTTTGGGCAGCAGCGTTTGTTTTTGGAATGCTAGGAATAATTGCTTATTTGCCTTCGCTGGGGTAG
- a CDS encoding penicillin-binding transpeptidase domain-containing protein: MSPFVVMRKRIAFLFLCVSVFLIVLIIRLGYVQLAQGMQLSQKADDTHFRGVPVAPKRGNIEDRNGNILAMSVSTETVYALPAEVRASGKVTEITQKLSELLQMPATEVQTKITKRSALEYVKKKVTPEVATQIRSLELPGIGVTEDSQRYYPNGPLAAHIIGFAGIDNQGLEGIELTRDAQMKGIQGAVLSEFAANGIPLPEAQQMYLEPKQGNTIRLTIDKNIQAFAERELQKLMSGQGTNMNGQVPKSASILVMKPSTGEMLALATAPTFDPNKYQEFDASARRNIAIQNGYEPGSTFKVITLAAALEEKKISPTEGFFDPGFYTVLGKNVRCWKAGGHGSQTFMQVAENSCNPGFIEMGQRLGMDKFYQYLTAFGFGQKTGIEMSGEAFGILANKKKATALDLATMSIGQTNNVTAIQLLTAVSTVANGGTLMKPQLVKEIVGPSGKVVEPFEEQPVRRVIGEDTSKLEREILEAVVTNGTGRRAFLPGYRVAGKTGTAQKVANGAYIQGEYVASFVSFAPANDPKLAILTVIDGVPFYGGAVAGPPVQAVMLDSLKYLGIKQDLNAPLTPSKPMPGLEFAPIKKAATVPSVLGLPLADAQKVLTQAGFNVMTEGAGQNILDQIPTADVQVEAGSTVLLYLGNEAGAPTMAQWWEDEDEDVEAIKMLQGRTPLVEP, translated from the coding sequence GTGAGTCCTTTTGTAGTCATGCGTAAACGAATCGCCTTTCTTTTTTTGTGTGTTAGTGTTTTTCTAATCGTTCTGATCATCCGTTTGGGTTATGTGCAGTTGGCTCAAGGAATGCAACTTTCACAAAAAGCGGATGACACGCATTTTCGGGGTGTCCCAGTAGCACCGAAACGGGGCAATATTGAAGATCGTAACGGGAATATACTTGCGATGAGTGTGAGTACAGAGACCGTTTATGCGTTGCCTGCCGAAGTTAGAGCTTCAGGAAAGGTGACAGAGATAACTCAAAAGCTTTCCGAGCTTCTCCAAATGCCAGCTACAGAGGTTCAGACCAAGATCACTAAACGGTCCGCTTTAGAATATGTCAAGAAAAAGGTGACCCCGGAAGTGGCCACTCAAATTAGAAGCTTAGAGTTACCTGGGATTGGGGTAACTGAAGATAGTCAGCGCTATTATCCGAATGGTCCGCTAGCTGCTCATATTATTGGTTTTGCGGGGATTGACAATCAGGGGTTAGAAGGAATAGAGTTGACAAGAGATGCCCAAATGAAAGGAATTCAGGGGGCTGTTTTGTCTGAATTTGCGGCCAACGGAATCCCCTTACCTGAAGCTCAGCAGATGTATTTAGAACCTAAACAAGGGAACACGATTCGATTAACAATCGATAAAAATATTCAAGCCTTTGCCGAACGAGAACTTCAAAAGCTCATGTCTGGTCAAGGTACAAATATGAACGGTCAGGTTCCTAAGAGCGCTTCAATTCTTGTAATGAAGCCGAGCACGGGAGAAATGTTGGCCTTGGCCACTGCTCCGACTTTTGACCCAAATAAATATCAGGAATTTGATGCGAGTGCAAGGCGTAATATTGCGATTCAAAACGGCTATGAACCCGGTTCAACCTTTAAAGTCATTACTCTTGCTGCGGCCTTAGAAGAGAAAAAAATAAGCCCGACAGAAGGTTTCTTTGATCCTGGTTTTTATACAGTCCTCGGTAAGAATGTGCGCTGCTGGAAAGCGGGAGGGCACGGCTCTCAGACCTTTATGCAAGTCGCGGAAAACTCGTGTAATCCTGGTTTTATTGAAATGGGACAGCGTTTAGGTATGGATAAGTTCTATCAGTATTTAACGGCTTTTGGTTTTGGTCAAAAGACAGGAATTGAGATGTCTGGGGAAGCGTTTGGAATTTTGGCGAATAAGAAGAAAGCAACGGCACTTGATTTAGCCACAATGTCTATTGGGCAAACGAATAATGTTACAGCAATTCAACTCTTGACTGCAGTTTCAACTGTTGCCAATGGGGGAACGTTGATGAAGCCGCAACTGGTTAAGGAAATTGTCGGCCCCAGTGGTAAAGTCGTGGAACCGTTTGAAGAACAGCCTGTTCGACGTGTGATTGGTGAGGATACGTCCAAACTGGAACGTGAAATTCTTGAAGCAGTCGTAACGAATGGAACAGGACGGCGGGCATTTTTGCCGGGTTATCGGGTTGCTGGAAAGACAGGGACCGCTCAAAAAGTGGCGAATGGTGCGTATATACAAGGAGAATATGTGGCCTCCTTTGTCAGCTTTGCTCCGGCAAATGACCCTAAGTTGGCCATCCTTACGGTGATCGATGGGGTTCCCTTTTATGGAGGTGCTGTGGCTGGCCCGCCGGTACAAGCGGTAATGCTGGATTCTTTGAAGTATTTAGGAATCAAACAAGACCTGAATGCTCCTCTGACACCAAGCAAGCCGATGCCTGGTCTTGAGTTCGCCCCGATTAAAAAAGCGGCTACGGTTCCTTCCGTTTTAGGATTGCCTCTCGCAGATGCACAAAAAGTTCTGACCCAAGCCGGATTTAATGTAATGACGGAGGGAGCTGGACAGAACATTCTCGATCAAATTCCAACCGCCGACGTACAGGTGGAAGCGGGTTCAACAGTGCTTCTCTATTTGGGGAACGAGGCTGGAGCTCCAACGATGGCTCAATGGTGGGAAGATGAGGATGAGGATGTTGAAGCAATCAAAATGTTGCAGGGCCGAACGCCTCTGGTAGAGCCGTAG
- the murD gene encoding UDP-N-acetylmuramoyl-L-alanine--D-glutamate ligase codes for MNLKDKKVLVVGAGRSGLGAVKKLLDLGSNVILTDNKDPEKLEGIAELGLKSSQLILGRVPEWNEVQADLVVLSPGVSPKLPFILEGTTQGIPVWSEVELALRDNPAKKVGITGTNGKTTTTTLIGELAKKTGRSTLVAGNIGVALCGNVDELSEEGIIVAELSSFQLELIDELRLNIAILLNITPDHLDRHGTVENYLAAKARIFENQSAEDLAILNWDDSSVRALAPGLKAKILYISPTTYLEEGISLQGEDIVYSENGKVTRILSRKELQIRGSHNLENVMASIGAAHELGLNFPEIAEGLRQFTGVEHRQEIVGTFDEILFVNDSKGTNPDAAEKALYAFEEQPIVLIAGGKNKGLDFHDFMKIVKERVKSVVILGMAADEMEQAAKDVGVPRIVRAGGFAEGVDLAIAEAVAGDVVLLSPACTSWDMFKSYEERGEFFKELVRRHYREPI; via the coding sequence GTGAATTTAAAAGATAAAAAGGTTTTAGTTGTAGGTGCAGGTCGAAGCGGCTTGGGTGCTGTGAAAAAGTTGTTGGATTTGGGTTCAAATGTAATTTTGACGGATAACAAAGATCCTGAGAAATTGGAGGGAATTGCTGAGCTGGGGCTTAAGTCGAGCCAGCTTATTTTGGGCAGGGTTCCCGAATGGAATGAGGTTCAAGCAGATCTGGTTGTACTCTCTCCAGGAGTTTCTCCAAAGTTGCCGTTCATCTTAGAAGGAACAACTCAAGGTATACCCGTATGGAGTGAAGTCGAGCTTGCATTGCGCGATAACCCCGCAAAAAAAGTGGGTATTACTGGAACGAACGGGAAGACAACGACGACGACCTTGATTGGGGAGTTAGCAAAGAAGACGGGGCGCTCTACTCTTGTTGCTGGGAATATCGGTGTGGCCTTATGCGGAAATGTTGATGAGTTATCTGAAGAAGGAATTATTGTTGCCGAGCTTTCGAGCTTCCAGCTTGAACTGATTGATGAGCTACGATTAAATATTGCGATTTTGTTAAATATCACTCCGGATCATTTAGATCGTCATGGTACTGTCGAGAATTATTTAGCTGCAAAGGCCCGCATTTTTGAGAATCAGAGTGCGGAAGATTTGGCAATTTTGAACTGGGATGATTCATCAGTTCGTGCTCTTGCTCCAGGGCTTAAGGCAAAGATTCTCTATATTAGCCCGACGACTTATCTAGAGGAGGGGATTAGCCTCCAGGGCGAGGATATCGTGTACTCTGAAAATGGAAAGGTCACACGGATTCTTAGTCGGAAAGAATTACAAATCCGCGGTAGTCATAATCTAGAAAATGTGATGGCTTCTATCGGAGCAGCTCATGAGCTAGGTTTAAATTTTCCCGAGATTGCGGAGGGGCTTCGGCAATTTACAGGAGTGGAGCATCGTCAAGAGATTGTAGGGACGTTCGATGAAATTTTATTTGTTAACGATTCCAAAGGGACAAATCCTGATGCTGCAGAAAAGGCATTGTATGCTTTTGAAGAACAGCCGATCGTTTTGATTGCTGGAGGTAAAAATAAAGGTCTCGATTTTCACGACTTTATGAAAATCGTGAAAGAACGGGTGAAAAGTGTAGTTATTTTGGGTATGGCAGCCGATGAAATGGAGCAAGCGGCTAAGGATGTGGGGGTCCCCCGAATTGTTCGAGCAGGCGGTTTTGCGGAGGGGGTCGACCTTGCAATTGCTGAGGCTGTTGCAGGAGATGTTGTCCTTCTTTCCCCAGCTTGTACGAGTTGGGATATGTTTAAAAGTTATGAAGAAAGAGGGGAATTCTTTAAGGAGTTAGTGCGTAGGCATTATAGGGAACCCATTTGA
- a CDS encoding UDP-N-acetylmuramoyl-tripeptide--D-alanyl-D-alanine ligase, with amino-acid sequence MWNSQRIAEILGAECLGDPNVPVFGCVIDSRQARGGEIFFALVGEKVDGHDYIEVAWKNGANLAIAEKTKMKDRTKLNVPEGKALILVESGLSAMQELAKAWRMELGVKVVAITGSNGKTTTKDMIATVLAQKYRVHKNKENQNNELGVPMTLLNAPEKTEVLVIEMGMRGLGQIKALCDFVHPDTGVITNIGTTHMELLGSQENIAKAKWELIEALPIRGMAILNGEDLWSVKKAEKDPHQQFFYGIEGRYHPLNIQGTNLEQTGTLGTQFEIAAQAEHAKAYLPLPGEHNVLDALSALAVGKVYGISLQEGCQGLAELELSKMRLELHPGIHGSMLLSDVYNANPTSMQASLKVLSQRSSQATLAILGEMYELGEASASGHNVVGQAVAQLGITEIITVGTLAEEIAQGALESGMAPDRVHICSDRESAISQAKLILSSLGNETWVLIKASRGMKMEKVTEALQIS; translated from the coding sequence ATGTGGAATAGTCAACGTATTGCTGAAATTTTAGGGGCGGAATGTTTGGGAGATCCGAATGTGCCAGTCTTTGGATGTGTTATTGACAGCCGGCAAGCGCGAGGGGGAGAAATCTTCTTTGCGCTTGTAGGTGAAAAAGTAGATGGCCATGATTATATTGAAGTGGCCTGGAAAAATGGAGCTAATCTAGCGATTGCCGAAAAAACGAAGATGAAGGATCGGACGAAATTAAATGTGCCTGAAGGAAAGGCACTCATTCTCGTGGAATCCGGATTAAGTGCGATGCAGGAATTAGCAAAGGCTTGGCGCATGGAATTAGGGGTTAAGGTTGTAGCGATTACCGGGAGTAATGGGAAAACAACAACCAAAGACATGATTGCAACCGTTCTTGCCCAGAAATACCGCGTGCATAAGAATAAGGAAAACCAAAATAATGAACTTGGGGTGCCGATGACTCTTCTTAACGCGCCAGAGAAGACGGAAGTTTTGGTAATCGAAATGGGCATGCGCGGGCTAGGACAAATTAAAGCACTTTGCGATTTTGTTCACCCTGATACGGGTGTGATTACGAATATTGGGACAACCCATATGGAACTCCTGGGTTCTCAGGAAAACATCGCAAAGGCCAAATGGGAACTGATTGAAGCCCTTCCCATAAGGGGAATGGCAATACTCAATGGTGAGGATTTGTGGAGTGTTAAGAAAGCGGAGAAGGATCCCCATCAACAGTTCTTTTATGGGATAGAGGGCAGGTATCATCCGCTGAATATCCAAGGGACGAATCTTGAACAGACTGGGACTTTGGGAACTCAGTTCGAAATTGCGGCTCAAGCGGAGCATGCCAAGGCTTATCTGCCTCTGCCAGGTGAACACAATGTATTAGACGCATTATCTGCACTGGCTGTAGGAAAAGTTTATGGAATCTCTTTGCAGGAAGGGTGTCAGGGCTTAGCTGAGTTGGAACTTTCCAAAATGCGTCTGGAATTACATCCAGGAATCCATGGAAGTATGCTTCTCAGCGATGTTTATAATGCGAATCCAACCTCGATGCAGGCTTCGCTTAAAGTTTTAAGTCAAAGATCTAGTCAGGCTACCCTGGCTATTTTAGGTGAGATGTACGAACTTGGGGAAGCGAGTGCAAGCGGGCATAATGTGGTGGGTCAAGCGGTTGCCCAACTTGGGATCACGGAAATTATAACCGTGGGGACCTTAGCAGAGGAGATTGCTCAAGGGGCTTTGGAGTCTGGAATGGCACCAGATCGAGTGCATATTTGCTCAGATCGAGAAAGCGCGATTTCTCAGGCAAAATTGATTCTTAGCTCGCTGGGAAATGAAACTTGGGTTTTAATCAAAGCTTCACGTGGAATGAAAATGGAAAAAGTAACGGAAGCATTACAAATATCCTAA